A genome region from Raphanus sativus cultivar WK10039 unplaced genomic scaffold, ASM80110v3 Scaffold0853, whole genome shotgun sequence includes the following:
- the LOC108822673 gene encoding Golgi apparatus membrane protein-like protein ECHIDNA, with amino-acid sequence MDPNQPPVENYANPKTCLFHVLFKGAALAFYILSALFFNSFVIIFVVTVLLAALDFWVVKNVSGRILVGLRWWNEINDLGESVWKFESLDQESLARMNKKDSWLFWWTLYLAAAAWLVLGIFSLIRFQADYLLVVGVCLSLNVANIIGFTKCKKDAKKQFQQFASQTIASRFQSTVQSAFTLV; translated from the exons ATGGATCCTAACCAG CCACCAGTTGAAAACTATGCGAACCCGAAGACGTGTCTCTTCCATGTTCTCTTCAAG GGTGCTGCGTTGGCGTTTTACATCCTCTCGGCTCTCTTCTTCAACAGCTTTGTTATAATCTTTGTGGTGACTGTTCTTCTTGCGGCACTTGACTTCTGGGTGGTTAAGAATGTGAGTGGGCGTATACTGGTTGGTCTCAGGTGGTGGAACGAGATCAATGACTTGGGTGAAAGTGTGTGGAAGTTTGAGTCTCTTGACCAGGAG TCCTTGGCTCGGATGAACAAGAAAGACTCGTGGCTTTTCTGGTGGACGCTTTACCTTGCA GCAGCCGCGTGGTTAGTCCTTGGGATATTTTCACTGATAAGGTTTCAGGCCGACTATCTGCTTGTTGTCGGTGTTTGCTTGTCCCTCAACGTGGCTAATATCATCGGTTTCACAAAGTGCAAGAAAG ATGCAAAGAaacagtttcagcagtttgCCTCACAGACAATCGCATCACGGTTCCAATCCACAGTACAATCTGCCTTCACCCTTGtctga